DNA from Ptychodera flava strain L36383 chromosome 15, AS_Pfla_20210202, whole genome shotgun sequence:
AGTATAGTTGGCTTGCTTTTACGCTTTCTGTTCCTATATCCTGTGTGCCCCGATCTGATCCATATCTaaaacgattcatttctacTCAATCACCCGTTTAACAGGCAGAATGACTTCAGCACAGTGATTGCTGACAAAAGTAAGCCGAACTTACCTCAGCGATAAATAAACTCCATCAATTGCACTTGGTTGCCTAGATTCATTGTTCCTTTGATCCTGTGAACTGCCGCTCGCGTCTTGACCATCATGAGGCAAATCACCACTTTTTAAAATGTCTGGTTCATTTATAGTGTCAAACAGTTCGTTACTAGTGTGATGGTGAACACCGATAGGTATATTAGTGGCTACCACGCTGCATGCAGCACCCTCAGTTACTGCAGACAATGATTGGTCGCTGCGGCCCATTCCCTCTGACGTAGCACCAATGGTGAAATTACTCGTTTCGTATTCTGAATATGGAGGAGGGTTTCCATTTTGAAATGTATGACTTTGAGACCGCATAAAAAGAGGCAAAACGAAGTTTGTGCGTAAAGATAATTGAAGGTCGCAAAgagatatgtgtgtgtgtgtgtgtgtgagagagagagagagagagagagagagagagagagagagagagagagagagagagagagagagagagagagagagagagagagagagagagagagagagagagagacagacagacagacagacagacagagacagagagagagagagagagagagagagagacagacagacagagagagacagagagagagagagagagagagagagagagagagagagagagagagagagagagagagagagagagagagagagagagagagatcattCGGATTATCAAAGGATCAATCACATATAGAAAATTCACAGAACTTGAGTGAAGAAATAAGAATTTAATCTTTGTGCTTAATAATGTTTTCATGGGAATGGTCATCTACATTTATCACTTAATTTGACATTAAATATATATCAAATGTAACGCGCCGAAAGTGTGTACAGGTTATAATAATTTTAAGATTTTGATCTCCAACCATTTTTACTTTCATACAGACTACATGGATCTGAATATGATCTAGCAatcaaagttttaatatttcatatcTCATTACCCTTCTTGCCAAGTAGAAGGTGGTGTCATCTCAATGGAATTCCTAGGGTCCACAGTATCGTCGACTGGGGTGTTGCGGGATATCCGTCCGGTATTTGTCGCGTTTGGTTCATTATTAAACCATTTCGTCAGTTTGTACACCGAGTAAATAAAAAACACCAGTATTATCAATGACAGGATAACCAAAACCAGTGTAATGACCGGATCATTTATGACAATGCCGGATACAAAGACACAGGATATCAGGATCAGCAACGCTATGCTTCCAATGGTGATGTTGATCAAGTCTCTGGACTGAGACATTTTTCATGGGTATGGTCGTCTACAGTATAGGCAACAAGATGTTTATCGAATGTCATCGATCAGGTCTTGTTTTTTTCTGCCGAGAAAGACGACTACGTTTTAGTTGCTgtgtgaaaaaataataaataaaataaaacaaactgcCTATTTAGTCCAGGAGACTACTAGTATTACCATGCTAAATTTACCTGCTATATGTTACAGAGTGTATATTTAATGTAAAGAAAGacatttttctgtagaaatagGGCAATGTACTAGGTTTATAAGTTATTAGCAATGCCTCGATAGCTAACTACtagtattattttgaaacattcagTATACAGGGGAATGGCCTGAAATGCATTACATAGTGGAGTAAAATCCCATTGCTGAATGAATACCTGCCTAGAGAAGAAATAGGACCTTCTGTTGTGTTTATTTTGGCGAGTTACGTACTGTGTGTAACACCTATGTTTGAATTTGTGCTGGAATATAACGAGGATGAATCCCACAAGTCACTTAGTTTCGTAGCTGAGAACGTATCAGAACGTATAGTTCACCGTCACCGAAAATTACAATAGGCAGAAGTCATAACACACCTTCTGTGTCGTTGATTAGTACAATTGACAATCCACTTCCCATGTAAGTCAAACCGTATTTGGAATATTCTATAGTTTAAACAAACACGTTTGACTGGTGACATTATGACGTATCTCGTTAATGACTTACTTTGTTGACATGCGCAGATTTGTATATAACTATGAGCCTTAGTCACAGTGTCTGGGAACACGCTTGACTTGCAAATTTCACggtgtacatgtatgatgtacgGTCCAATTTGGTGATCTTCTGTAGGCTGAGAACCTTGTCAACTTGCACGTGTACGGTCGTTGTTTAAGCAAACAGAAGGTTGCTAGAAGCAGATCGTCTTACGTGGGTGATAATAGAAAACCTAGTGGAATTTTATAACAGGTGTGACCGAAATTTCCGCCATTAAAATGACGTAGTCCGTGGAGATATATGGAGGAGAGCCATCTCTGTCAGGCAGTGTAAATATTTGTCGATAAAATACGTTACGGCTGGTTTACTAATTAATTCATTGTTCGATAAAGTACATAGCAAAGTATCGTGACCTATATATCTGACTGAATGCCTACGTGCTCCAAGACACTGTCATAATAGATACATATAAAACACACAAATGTTTGTCCCGATCAATTCAGTCTCATGTTATTACAAACATCAATATTACATCTGTCATGTTATTAACTGGTGTACCCTGGACATTTTATTTGGTGTCATTTTTCATCCGACCTAGTTGAGATCATGTCACATTACACTGCAGCGCCTGATAGATCACCTTCTCGATAAATTTTATAGATTTTAGATTTTGAAATAGATTCTGAAACGAAAGGACTATAGACCCTGGAGTTTTCTTCTCTAGGTCTATGAAAGGACTGAGCGGCTTGAATGTGTAGCAATGGCGATCTGTATAAGTATGAAAGTTACAAAACAAAGCCTTAAAACGCGTTACTCTGACAGATTCATTTATTTTCTATCAAacaactttttttttgtttgaagcCAAGTTAAAACGGATACTTTTCAACATGCATAAATAATGCTCTGGGTATAACTTACATCCCTTTGATAAATTGCAACGATGGCCTTCAAATAGACGAAAAACTATACAAAGT
Protein-coding regions in this window:
- the LOC139152058 gene encoding uncharacterized protein, with product MSQSRDLINITIGSIALLILISCVFVSGIVINDPVITLVLVILSLIILVFFIYSVYKLTKWFNNEPNATNTGRISRNTPVDDTVDPRNSIEMTPPSTWQEGHTFQNGNPPPYSEYETSNFTIGATSEGMGRSDQSLSAVTEGAACSVVATNIPIGVHHHTSNELFDTINEPDILKSGDLPHDGQDASGSSQDQRNNESRQPSAIDGVYLSLSSGYENVGFVSDGHRVSLQTSTEQMSTTTV